From Lolium perenne isolate Kyuss_39 chromosome 5, Kyuss_2.0, whole genome shotgun sequence, a single genomic window includes:
- the LOC127298437 gene encoding putative germin-like protein 9-2 — protein sequence MASLNIYSLVLLVVVTVALAPMAAVAGDPDILTDFVPPPALGGPVNITGDYFTFTGFRATVPAPSAPTAFAISKASMAEFPALNGQSVSYARLTFPAGTVNPTHTHPRASELLLVIDGALSVGFIDTTGKLYTKDLIAGDMFVFPKGLVHYQSNQGPNLAVALSGFGSASAGTVSVPVTVFGTGIDDVVLAKSFKTDVATVQKLKAALTPPKKN from the coding sequence ATGGCGTCCCTGAACATCTACTCCTTGGTGTTGCTGGTGGTGGTTACAGTGGCCTTGGCGCCAATGGCAGCCGTGGCCGGCGACCCGGACATCCTGACCGACTTTGTCCCCCCTCCAGCGCTCGGCGGGCCAGTAAACATCACCGGCGACTACTTCACTTTCACCGGTTTCCGGGCAACCGTGCCAGCGCCGTCGGCGCCGACAGCCTTTGCGATCTCCAAGGCCTCCATGGCGGAGTTCCCAGCGCTCAACGGACAGAGTGTGTCGTACGCCAGGCTCACATTCCCCGCGGGCACCGTGAACCCGACCCACACCCACCCGCGTGCCTCCGAgctgctccttgtcatcgacggTGCGCTCTCTGTCGGCTTCATTGACACCACCGGCAAGCTCTACACCAAGGACCTCATTGCCGGTGACATGTTTGTCTTCCCCAAGGGCCTCGTGCACTACCAGTCCAACCAGGGACCCAACCTCGCCGTCGCGCTGTCAGGATTTGGGAGCGCCTCCGCCGGCACTGTGTCCGTGCCGGTCACCGTGTTTGGCACTGGAATCGACGACGTCGTGCTCGCCAAGTCATTCAAGACCGATGTGGCCACCGTGCAGAAACTCAAGGCAGCCCTCACACCGCCAAAGAAGAATTGA